CACGATTCGTTAACTCATCACGAATGCGACAGTAGCCATAACGACCTTCATTTTCCTCATAAATCACTTTAATTTCAGCTTTCAAATCCGCATCTAAATCCGGACGATTCATTTTCTTTACTAAATCATAATACGTGCTTCGTGGAATATTAGCTAGCTCCACGAGTGCCTTCACCGAATATTTATGCCTTAATTCATAGACTACTTGCGCTTTATCTTGTTTTGTGACTTTTCCTTGTTTTGAACTAAGGCATTCAACTTTTTTAAGTACTCATTTTCCATTTCAAGCTGTTTAATGCGTGCTTCAAGTGCTTCGACTGAAACTTCAACTGGTGCTTGTTTTGATTGTTTATTTGACTCTTTTTTCATGGATGGACGCCCCTTTTTCTTTGATTGAAGGGCATCAATTCCTTGTGCTTCGAGTTGTTTTTTCCAAACAATAATCGAATGAGCAGGGGTGTTAAAGATAGCTGCCGTTTCAAACAAGGACGTACCGTTTTCAATCATAAAATTTAGTACGTCTAGTTTAAATTGTTGGGTGTAATTTGTATACCGTTTTAGAAAAGCTTCCGCACTGAACTGTACCCTATAAAATGGACAGTTTAATAAAAAAGTCCTGAAAAATCAAGCATTTAAAAGATGGTTCCGATATTTGATCGGAGCCATCTTTTTTAATGTCCACTGATAACGATTATTATTATACTCCTCCATATAATCCTATATGTTGAGATCAAGGGATTCAAAGGTTTGACAATCTTTGTAATCTAATTCATCTTTCATATGACTAAAGAAGGATTCCATTGGTGCATTGTCTAAACAATTGCCCCTATGGGACATAGATTGTCTGATTCCCATTTGTAAAGAAGAGGGGACATGATAGGCTAAAATCTCTCGTGTTGTACTGTCTTTTACACATGATCAATAAGCCTCCTTTCCTTGTCCATAAAATAAATAGGTAATATCGGGTTAACATACTTTTTTCAGGCTCTTCTTGATTGAATTGACGCTTTACAAGGTTCGGACATGTTTTATGTTCTTGTGTCGCTTTTGCGATATGTTTATAAGAATTCGCTCGGCGAATCTTTTTCACAAGATTATATTTACGTATAATACAGTAAATTCGCTTAAGATTCATACAAATTCCTTTTGTCTTTTCCAACACTATTTTGATAAAACGACCACCACATATTTTTCCTTTTCGATTAAAAATTTCTTGGATCCATTAATAATCTGTTTCATCATTACGTTCTTTTTCTAGATGTTTATCTGACTGATGAAGCCACGCATAGTATCCAATCCGACTTACCACAGCCAGTGTACAAAGATAACGGACCATAGAAGCGACGTATGGTTTGTTCAATCAGTGTGTATGTTTCTCGTGGTGTTAACGCTTCTTCTGTAACGCCTGCCTTTCGAGTTCGTCTAACTTTTTTAGGAATGTCAATTCTGCTTCTAAAAACGTAATACGTGCTTCCTTTCCCGCGGCGTTCTGTATAAAAGCCCTCTTCACCAAATTGTTCAAAGGTTCTTCGCCAACGTTTCAAGCCTTGTTTTAGTTTCTTCTCACCAATCACAGCTAAGTCAAACCCATTCTCTAAAAAGATTTGGCCAGGACCTTTTCCTTGTTGATTTTCTTTTACCGCTCTTATTTTGAAATCATGACAATAGCTAATCGAACGTTCCGACGCTTTTAATACATTTTTATTATTTTCTAGCTGTTTCATTTGAATTTCTTTAAAAATAATTTTACTCATTCTTCGTACCTCATTTCTATCGTTGGTTCCATTATAACGAGGTTTTTTGATAAAAAAACACAAAACCCCCGAATCATGGGGCCTTTTTAAGTGTCCATGATTCGGGGTACAGTTCAACTACAATTGTGTGCAAATTCAAGAAAAACTAAACAACCTATCCCCTAAAGAATTTAGGGAACAGATGGTTTAGGTGTTTTGATAGGTGTCCCGTTTTCAGGGTTCACTTCATTTTCTGCTTGAGGGTGTCTTATTTTCCTTAGCTTGATGAGCCGAAATTTCTCTCGTCTACAGGAGTAGGAGTGCTTTATTCACACTTGTTACAATTGGGAAGAAATATTGAACCTTTAATTGGAATAAGTGTATTTCCACATTCATCGATTTTATAAGTACCGGTATAGGCAGTAAAAGTAGATCCACTTAAATCTGGACATGGTTCTGAATTATCTAAATCTGTATAACAAATTACACGATCTACACAAAGAACTTCAGAGCCATTTACAGAACCTAGACCAGAGGATAAAAAAGGAGGACTTCCAGCAGGATTTGGAATATACCCACCCTGTGGAATATCTCTACTTACCAGTGGAAAGAGGCCTGCAAATATTTGTATACAACCAACGATTCTTATCTGGTTTATTAGAGCTTTAGATGGAATACATTCTTTAGTATCGCAGGGATTATCGACATGAACGGGAATTGAAATAGGCTCTATTATACATTGTAAGCAACTAACATCAAAAGTAAAATCCAAATATTCAATTTTAGAAGTATCTAGTTTCGAAGGCACCAAAATAGAAAAACAAAAAGGTATTTCATTATTACACGGTTTTGGAACTTGTTTTGATATTTTCTTGTTTGATTTAGACATTTTGAAACATCCTATCTGTTATTGACTCTCAGGAGTTTTGAAGGAGAATTATAACCTTTTTGGTTATATTCTATGATTATTAAAACTCTAATGTTACTTCAAAAATACTAATTCTTCCAAACTAAGCGACTGCCCATATGTGAAGTAGAAAAAATCCATTTCTCTACTTCACATGCACATAGGCTTCATTTGCAGTGATATAGTATGTTGTACCTTTACTGTTGTGTACCTTGATTGCGGTGAACCATTAACAGATACCTTAGCATCAATCGTAAATCCAAATCCTAAATCTACTGTTCCTGCTACAGAACTTTAGGTATTAGTTTGTTCACCTTGAAATTTAATGTAAGATGGGTTGTTATAAATCCTTTGGTTACGCCAAGATTTAACCATATATGTATCCATTATTTGTTTGGATTGATCACATAAAAGTTGATTCCGTTAGGAATCCATGTCTTATGTAATCTCTGTTCATTCTTTGCACCAAAACCTGATTTATGAAGTCGTTAACAATAAAAAAAGAAATCCTCAGTAAAAGGATTCATCCCAGGAAACATAGATAAATAAATAGAATTAAGTTTATTTTAAAATAAAAGTAAACGAAACATATTGAGAAACAAAAATGATTGAAGGTTGATAGCAAAGAATAATGATTGCTATACTAAATGCTCACAAATATATACAAAATCACAAATAAAATAAGGGCAGCCATGCTAGGCTGTCCTTATTTTATGTTTAATTTGAGGTATTTATAAACCTAGTACACTAACAATCTGACATGCTTTGGAATTTGCAATATGATAGTACATCTCTAACCCTCTTCTTTCCGAGCGGAGAATCTTGCCACGCATTTTAGACAAATGCTGAGATACAGTAGATTGAGGGACATCTAATAACTCCGTTAATTGTGTTACATTACAAATCTTGCGATGTTCTAGCTCCTTCACAATCTGTAACCTAACTGGATGGGCCATAATCTTTAATAATTCTACATCCGCCTCTGGGATTTTGTACATTTCATTACTTGCTTGTATAGTTGTCATTTTAATTTCTCCTTTTTAGTTTCTTTTTTATTTTTAAGTATTCTGTGTTTGTATGAGTATATTGTTCATAATCGATGTGTTATTTGTTCTTTTGCCTCTCTATCAGGTTTAATATATAAAAGTATTATGATGACTAAAAATCCAACAAAAGATAACATAGGTATTGAAATGAAGCCAAACAAATTCAAGTAATCTTCTGTACAAGAAACCCCTACAGAACAAATTTTCATCTCACTAATAGGAAACGCTTGAATTGTAATTTGATATACAGATAACATTAAACCGATACACGCAAATGGAAATGCATACGTGCTGACGTGCGGATCTTTTCTATACATTCCTATCCCCAATATTAATACTAATGGATACATGGCCATTCTTTGGTACCAGCACAAATCACATGGAGGCAGCTTCATCCATTCACTAAAAAACAAACTAATTAACATTGCACTAGTAGCTATCGACCAAGCAATTGCAATGTGGTACTTACGAATCCATTCCATTTTATATTCTCCTCACACGATTTTAGTTGCATTGAAGGTTTTATAATAAGGGTGTGATATTATCTCAATTATCTATTTAGAATGTCACTAACTTATTTCCGTATTTGGAATAACCGGTTTCAATGGATAGTATCCAATTATTTAGATCTTCCCAGTCATACTCCTTATCTTTCAACTCTGGTGGAAAGCAATTCTCAAAATCATCACGCATTCCGTACATAGTTTCTAATGCTGTTTCTAGTGGACCGAATCTATATACAATATGTGTTTTCACTCGTTTGTTTTTCTTTTCTGCTACAGCCAAATATACATATCGTCTTTCCTTTGCTAAAACGAACTTTAAAAACCCTGGTATTTGACTCATCTAAAAAATGCCCCTTTCGGTTTTCCTTACCCTTTTCTTTTGTATACGAGTAAGGAAAACAAGCGCTTTTGCCGTATTAATTTAAGAGGTGTCTTATTTTTTTGCTTTGAAAATACAAGAACACACTCATCATGACAATATTTATTACACCTGCTGCAGCTCCAATTTTTGATATAACATATACATATTCATTACCGCTAAATGGAAATAGACTCAAAAAAATAAAGAAAGTAGACATAAAAAAAGATAAGAGCATGTTTCTTTTGTTCCCATTCATTCAGGAAACCTCCTTTTTGAATAAGTATTGATATTAAGCTGCATCATCACGGTTATAATGTCGGTTCTTTTCATCTACAAATCCTTTAATGCTCCACACACCAGCCTTTAATTCTTTTGCTTCTTTTTCTGCTTCTAGCATTTCAGGTAGAAATGTAGTATTCGGTCTAGAAATATAGGCTATAATCCCATAACCAGACTTGACCATTAATTCATTAATATGTATTCCGTTACAAAATACATAAGCCAATTTCCTACCGTATTTGTCTTCTTTTTGTCCCCGGTCATAAACCAAAGTTACACTTTTCCCTTCTAGCTGTTTCTTTAAAAAGGAAAAGGCTTCTTTTCCCATCTTTTGTGGTGGAATTTTTTGAGATACAGACTCAGGGGTATCCAATAACAGTAACCTTACCGTTTGTTTCTGTCCCTTTACGTTCACGTCTATCGTATCTCCGTCCTTTATATGTAATACATTCCCTTTAACAGTCTCTAAGCCTTTTACTTTTCCCTTATAAGCTTCTGGAATATCAACAATACCTTTCCCTTCCACGTGCTGTTGTATCCCGTTTTGTACTGCTTGGGCAGGTCTTGAATCGTTTTTTGTTTGCGTAGAACTACTACATGCTGCCATTTGAAATACGAATGATATTATACAAATAGCCTTAATCCATATTTTCATATCGAAATTTCTTCCTCCTAATCAAAATACGTAAATAGCTGCATCTAATAAACAAACGGACTCTCTATTGTATTTACTTCTCGATTATTACAACATAGGCAAAACTGTATCCATTTTGGATAATCATTATAAAGTGCTCTAAATGAGCGTTTCTTACAATTCGGACATATTGAAACTATGCTTTTTTCATTCTCTTCCTGACTTTTCAATTTTTCAAAAGAAACATTAGTAGATGCTATACTAGTGGTACACAATATATATCCCCCTTTTGAGTCTTGAAATCTTAAAAATACATAAAAAAGGACACACCTATGGCATATATATGCGTAGGTGTGTCCTTTTGCAAGATAGTTTTAGAAGTATTTTGTTACTTTCATCATATCATATTTCTTATTAATTTTATATATGAAATTTAAGATTTTGCGATATTATTTCTTCTTCACGTTTATAAACGTCAGTCTTTTCTTTACGGTGTCATATGTTAATTTTGCACCGAATAATTCCCCCGTTTTTTTTGATTTAAATCCTTGAATTGTATCATTCATATTCTTTTCTAGTAATTTCTTAATTTGACTAGCTGAAATTTTTTTTTCGAGTATCATTCCTGAAATGATGAAATCACAGTTCTTCTTGTATTGTTCACATAGATAGTTTGTTTTCCCTATTATAATCCTACTCTGGCATAATGGACATTTACCTACCGTACGATCATCTGTAGTCGAAAATTCAAAACAAATACTAAAGTCCGGCTTTAATCGAATCGCAGCAGTGAATTCTCCGTTTTCCCCACTAAAACCATTAATGAAATCTGTCACATCATTATTCAATAGTTTTTTAACCTGGTTATCGGATAATTTCTTACCTTTTATTTTAGCTGACAATAAAAAATCGCATCCGTTTTGATATTCTGAGCATCCGAAAAACGTTGTACGGTTAAGAATGTGTCCTTTCTGACACTTCGGACACTGACCTAGCGATAATTCTTCAATTGAAGGCAAATTAAAGCTGACTACGCCGTTAACGAATGCTAGATAAGCAAAAAATTCTGTTCCGTTAGATTTAAATCCTTTTATAAGGTCCATTTTATTCTCTTCAAATAGTTTTTTTACTTGTACTGCAGGGATTGTTTTGTCTTTAATTTTCTTAGGTAATCCAATATTACAGTTCGGATGATTGCTGCACCCGAAGAATTTCCCTCTATCTAAAATTATTCCATCTCTGCAAGGGCATTGGCATACTTCTATTTGTTGCTTCCAAGTCTCTATAAGATTATACGAAACCGTATCAGGTATTCTTATAAGCTCTTGTGTTATTTTTTGTACAAACGTATTTGTTTGTGCAATGAAGTCTTCATAACTCATTTCATTCTTTTCAATACGGTGTATCATTCCTTCCATTTCAGCTGTGTATAGTGGATCTTTAATTTGCTGAACAGGAAATTGCTCAATAAAGGAACTACCAATTGGAGTCGTTGTAATTTTTCCTTTTTCAATGGCTATATAGTTCTTCCCGTGTAGAGTTGGAATAAAGGTCGCTTCGGTCGCGACAGTCCCTATTCTTTTGCCTTTCATTAATTCTTTTAAATGTTCATCATCTACTTTTCGTCCAGCTGTTTCCATGAAAGTCAAAATTGAACTTTCCGTGTGTAATGCGGGTTTCTTTGTTTTGGATTCAAGTAATTCAAAACCACTGATTTGAAGTTCTTGTCCCTTCTGTAGAATAGGGATTTTGAATGCTTCCACACTTTCTTCTTCCACTTCCTCTTTGAACACTTCTAGAAACCCTTTTTCTCGAAGCACACTTTCTTTTGTTTGATATATATTCCCCATCGTGTCAATAAGTAATACTTCTCTTACCAAGTACACTGCAGGACGCATGAAATTACCCACAAAACGTTTTACTACAAGGTTATATAGTTGCTTTTCAATCTCTGGACGACTTTCCTCTTGATATAGTTTAGTCGTTGGTATTATAGCGAAATGGCTTGATACAAGCTCATCATTAAATGTTTTATGTTTCACATCAATTGCTTCAATATCGACAGATTGTACCAGTAAAGAATACTGACTCTTAGCTAACGCCTGCATAACACCTTTTACACGATCCACTTGTTCTGTAGGTAAATGCCTAGAAGATGAGCGTGGGTAGGTTATGAAACCTTCCTCATACAAATTCTGAATGTGTTTTCTGGAAGTTTCAGCATTAATTTGTAATTGCGCATGGGCATCTTTATACAGATCTGTTAAGTTATATAGCAATTTAGGATTCTTCTTCCTGGTTCCTTCTTTAAATTCTTCTACTACAAGATATTGCCCTTTCATATTTTCTCCCAAACTTCTTAATGGCGATGGGTTTAACACTTGGTCTTCTGTTTTCATAACCGGTGTAAGTCCTAAATCTGTTGTTAGCTGCAGATGATAATAAGATTGCTCCTTAAAGTTTTCAATCGCTAACTCCCGTTGACGTATCTCATTTAATAAACACATTTGTACACGGCCAGATGACAATAAGAATTTATTTTGTGCTAATTTTGTGGTGCATCCCCTGGTTATATTCATTCCTAATAGATAATCCAGATACTGCCTTGCTTTAGCAGAATACGCCAGTCCATCGTATTTAGATGCACTTTCTAATCGATTGAGTGCTGCCTCGAGTTCTGCCGCTTCAAAAGAGGATTTATATACGCGAGATTGCTTTTTATTCACTCCTGCATATTCGTACACTTCCCTATAGATTAATTCACCTTCTTTATCCGCGTCACAAATATTCACCGCTTGGTCAACATCTGGACGTTGCAGCAGTTTCACAAGAATTTGTAATTGTTCAGCATTTTCTTGTTTTACTTTATAAGTTGGCTGATAAATTAAAGGCAAATGTTCTAACTTAAACGTTTTATACATTGGATCCATCTCTTCCGGATTTTTTAGTTCCAGCAGATGCCCACGGCACCAACTGACAATATAATGATTAT
The Bacillus thuringiensis DNA segment above includes these coding regions:
- a CDS encoding disulfide oxidoreductase; this encodes MEWIRKYHIAIAWSIATSAMLISLFFSEWMKLPPCDLCWYQRMAMYPLVLILGIGMYRKDPHVSTYAFPFACIGLMLSVYQITIQAFPISEMKICSVGVSCTEDYLNLFGFISIPMLSFVGFLVIIILLYIKPDREAKEQITHRL
- a CDS encoding thermonuclease family protein, which translates into the protein MKIWIKAICIISFVFQMAACSSSTQTKNDSRPAQAVQNGIQQHVEGKGIVDIPEAYKGKVKGLETVKGNVLHIKDGDTIDVNVKGQKQTVRLLLLDTPESVSQKIPPQKMGKEAFSFLKKQLEGKSVTLVYDRGQKEDKYGRKLAYVFCNGIHINELMVKSGYGIIAYISRPNTTFLPEMLEAEKEAKELKAGVWSIKGFVDEKNRHYNRDDAA
- a CDS encoding ArsR/SmtB family transcription factor — its product is MTTIQASNEMYKIPEADVELLKIMAHPVRLQIVKELEHRKICNVTQLTELLDVPQSTVSQHLSKMRGKILRSERRGLEMYYHIANSKACQIVSVLGL
- a CDS encoding type IA DNA topoisomerase produces the protein MGKTLFIAEKPKVANEIMKSPRFRHSQKYIGSKPYYGYYENNHYIVSWCRGHLLELKNPEEMDPMYKTFKLEHLPLIYQPTYKVKQENAEQLQILVKLLQRPDVDQAVNICDADKEGELIYREVYEYAGVNKKQSRVYKSSFEAAELEAALNRLESASKYDGLAYSAKARQYLDYLLGMNITRGCTTKLAQNKFLLSSGRVQMCLLNEIRQRELAIENFKEQSYYHLQLTTDLGLTPVMKTEDQVLNPSPLRSLGENMKGQYLVVEEFKEGTRKKNPKLLYNLTDLYKDAHAQLQINAETSRKHIQNLYEEGFITYPRSSSRHLPTEQVDRVKGVMQALAKSQYSLLVQSVDIEAIDVKHKTFNDELVSSHFAIIPTTKLYQEESRPEIEKQLYNLVVKRFVGNFMRPAVYLVREVLLIDTMGNIYQTKESVLREKGFLEVFKEEVEEESVEAFKIPILQKGQELQISGFELLESKTKKPALHTESSILTFMETAGRKVDDEHLKELMKGKRIGTVATEATFIPTLHGKNYIAIEKGKITTTPIGSSFIEQFPVQQIKDPLYTAEMEGMIHRIEKNEMSYEDFIAQTNTFVQKITQELIRIPDTVSYNLIETWKQQIEVCQCPCRDGIILDRGKFFGCSNHPNCNIGLPKKIKDKTIPAVQVKKLFEENKMDLIKGFKSNGTEFFAYLAFVNGVVSFNLPSIEELSLGQCPKCQKGHILNRTTFFGCSEYQNGCDFLLSAKIKGKKLSDNQVKKLLNNDVTDFINGFSGENGEFTAAIRLKPDFSICFEFSTTDDRTVGKCPLCQSRIIIGKTNYLCEQYKKNCDFIISGMILEKKISASQIKKLLEKNMNDTIQGFKSKKTGELFGAKLTYDTVKKRLTFINVKKK